From the genome of Halorussus caseinilyticus, one region includes:
- a CDS encoding PGF-CTERM-anchored ABC transporter substrate-binding protein — protein sequence MRQKATSLFAVLLLLAAGVAPVGAVVGTGVEASAVQSNCSFPVTATDATGTEVTVEQKPENVVTLGPSEAQTMWEIGGKSQVVGLTKYASYLDGSDSRTNVSGAGRSYVNVEKVVAEDPGIVLAANIVSNETVQKLRDAGLTVYKFEKAKSLEDIYAKTTLVGELTGNCEGASETLSWMKDRISTVRSAVEGSDAPRVFVSQGAGWTAGENTFINRMVELAGGNNVAVEANVSGYGKISEEVIVAQNPEWIVQLGAFGAYPKTDAYNGTDAVKNGRVMTVSNQNVSQPAPRVVYAIVKMAEAFHPDAFAAANATTTASETTTTQPTESTTESAPETTTEGAMEGDSTETTTDAEDSTGGTPGFGVPVALAALAGAAMLARRR from the coding sequence ATGAGACAGAAAGCGACGAGTCTGTTCGCGGTACTGCTGTTGCTCGCGGCCGGTGTCGCCCCCGTGGGGGCAGTCGTTGGGACTGGCGTCGAAGCCAGCGCGGTGCAGTCGAACTGTTCGTTCCCCGTCACGGCGACCGACGCGACGGGAACCGAAGTCACGGTCGAGCAAAAACCCGAGAACGTCGTCACCCTCGGACCGAGCGAGGCCCAGACGATGTGGGAAATCGGCGGCAAGTCCCAAGTCGTCGGTCTCACGAAGTACGCCTCGTACCTCGACGGGTCGGACTCCCGAACCAACGTCTCGGGTGCTGGCCGGTCGTACGTCAACGTCGAGAAAGTCGTCGCCGAGGACCCCGGTATCGTCCTCGCGGCAAACATCGTCTCGAACGAGACGGTCCAGAAGCTCCGTGACGCGGGCCTGACGGTCTACAAGTTCGAGAAGGCGAAGTCCCTCGAAGACATCTACGCCAAGACGACGCTCGTGGGCGAACTCACGGGCAACTGCGAGGGCGCGTCAGAGACGCTCTCGTGGATGAAAGACCGCATCTCGACGGTCCGTAGCGCCGTCGAAGGCTCCGACGCCCCGCGCGTGTTCGTCTCGCAGGGGGCCGGGTGGACCGCCGGAGAGAACACCTTCATCAACCGGATGGTCGAACTCGCTGGCGGCAACAACGTCGCCGTCGAAGCCAACGTCTCGGGCTACGGAAAGATTAGCGAGGAGGTCATCGTCGCCCAGAACCCCGAGTGGATTGTCCAACTCGGCGCGTTCGGCGCGTACCCCAAGACCGACGCCTACAACGGCACCGACGCGGTGAAGAACGGACGGGTCATGACGGTCAGCAACCAGAACGTCAGCCAACCCGCCCCGCGGGTCGTCTACGCCATCGTGAAGATGGCCGAGGCGTTCCACCCCGACGCCTTCGCCGCGGCGAACGCGACGACCACGGCGTCCGAAACCACGACGACCCAACCGACGGAATCGACCACGGAGAGCGCACCCGAGACGACCACCGAGGGTGCGATGGAAGGAGACTCGACCGAGACGACCACCGACGCCGAGGATTCGACCGGCGGAACTCCCGGCTTCGGCGTCCCCGTGGCGCTCGCGGCGCTCGCGGGCGCGGCGATGCTCGCACGGCGTCGTTGA
- the btuC gene encoding vitamin B12 ABC transporter permease BtuC yields the protein MRQRTRVVGWSAGLAAALGVVVVASATVGPVALDYLVVGKVLLNALAVPAGVGLTHRTLRVAGVALTTPAPSVAFAPVFDFTVPDTAETIVMTLRLPRIALGAVVGLALSTAGVVMQGFFRNPMADPSIIGVSSGAAVGAVATIALPFAVPFALPTAAFLGAVAAAFGVYLLATEDGRTPVATLLLAGVAVQTFLGAVVSFLLLHSGESLRRAVYWLMGHLHLASWEDVRLVLPVALVGFAVLLAYARDLNVLLLGEEDAHALGVEVERTKRLLLGVASVMTGAAVAVSGVIGFVGLVVPHVMRLLVGPDHRILLPTSALAGATFLVATDTVARSGAAELPVGIVTAFLGAPFFLYLLRTREVHAL from the coding sequence ATGCGCCAGCGTACGCGAGTCGTCGGGTGGTCGGCAGGGTTAGCCGCCGCGTTGGGGGTCGTCGTGGTCGCCAGCGCGACGGTTGGCCCGGTGGCGCTCGACTACCTCGTGGTCGGGAAGGTGCTGTTGAACGCGCTCGCGGTGCCCGCTGGCGTCGGACTCACTCACCGGACGCTCCGAGTCGCGGGGGTGGCGCTCACGACGCCCGCGCCGTCGGTGGCGTTCGCGCCGGTGTTCGACTTCACGGTGCCCGACACCGCCGAGACCATCGTGATGACGCTCCGTCTGCCCCGAATCGCGCTCGGTGCGGTCGTCGGTCTCGCGCTCTCGACGGCGGGGGTCGTGATGCAGGGGTTCTTCCGGAACCCGATGGCCGACCCCTCCATCATCGGGGTCTCGTCGGGCGCGGCGGTGGGCGCGGTGGCGACCATCGCGCTCCCGTTCGCGGTCCCCTTCGCGCTCCCGACGGCGGCGTTCCTCGGGGCGGTGGCGGCCGCGTTCGGCGTCTACCTGCTCGCCACCGAGGACGGTCGGACGCCGGTCGCCACCCTCCTGCTGGCGGGCGTGGCGGTCCAGACGTTCCTCGGGGCGGTGGTGTCGTTCCTGTTGCTTCACAGCGGCGAGAGCCTTCGCCGGGCGGTCTACTGGCTGATGGGCCACCTCCATCTGGCGTCGTGGGAGGACGTGCGACTGGTTCTCCCGGTCGCGCTCGTCGGGTTCGCGGTTCTGCTCGCGTACGCGCGAGACCTGAACGTCCTCCTGCTCGGCGAGGAGGACGCCCACGCGCTCGGGGTGGAGGTAGAGCGCACCAAGCGCCTCCTTCTGGGGGTCGCCAGCGTGATGACGGGCGCGGCGGTGGCGGTGTCGGGGGTCATCGGCTTCGTCGGTCTGGTGGTCCCCCACGTCATGCGCCTGCTGGTCGGCCCGGACCACCGCATCCTCCTGCCGACTTCGGCGCTGGCGGGCGCGACGTTCCTCGTCGCCACGGACACGGTGGCCCGGTCGGGCGCGGCGGAGTTGCCGGTCGGCATCGTGACCGCGTTCCTCGGCGCGCCGTTCTTCCTCTACCTGCTCCGAACGCGGGAGGTACACGCGCTGTGA
- a CDS encoding heme ABC transporter ATP-binding protein → MIRLDNVTVELGGNPILDGVNTEIRDGRFVGLVGPNGAGKTTLLRAIHGVLKPNSGVVELDGDPVSALSSREASRRVAVVPQDTTLSFDFPVEEVVAMGRHPYRTRFSGPTGDDADRERVRAAMERTEVGHLADRSIAAVSGGERQRVLLARALAQDAPALLLDEPTASLDINHQVRTLELVRELVDDDGKTVVAAIHDLNLAAHYCDELRLLAGGGIRASGDPEAVLAEDHLEAAFDTRAVVSSHPVTGSTYVTALPERASDREGRVHVVGGGGTVSRLLYLLSAAGYEVSVGALNEGDSDLETARSLGLDAVTEEPFAPVGDAARREVESRVREADATVLGDVEVGAGNLANLRAAREADSMVVVEERPFDERNYAGSEAAALYGELCERGRVVGPDDLLSAVVEAVAASDESPPPRAE, encoded by the coding sequence ATGATACGCCTCGATAACGTCACGGTCGAACTCGGCGGCAACCCGATTCTCGACGGCGTGAACACCGAAATCCGGGACGGCCGGTTCGTCGGACTCGTCGGACCTAACGGCGCGGGCAAGACTACGTTGCTCAGAGCAATCCACGGCGTTCTTAAACCTAACTCTGGCGTTGTCGAACTCGACGGCGACCCCGTGTCCGCGCTCTCTTCGAGGGAGGCGAGTCGGCGGGTCGCGGTCGTGCCCCAAGACACCACGCTCTCGTTCGACTTCCCGGTCGAGGAAGTCGTGGCGATGGGCCGCCACCCCTACAGGACGCGGTTCAGCGGGCCGACCGGCGACGACGCCGACCGCGAGCGGGTTCGGGCCGCGATGGAGCGTACCGAGGTCGGACACCTCGCCGACCGCTCCATCGCGGCCGTCTCGGGCGGCGAGCGCCAGCGGGTCCTGCTGGCGCGCGCGCTGGCACAGGACGCGCCCGCGCTCCTGTTGGACGAACCCACCGCCAGCCTCGACATCAACCACCAAGTCCGGACGCTCGAACTCGTCCGCGAACTGGTGGACGACGACGGCAAGACCGTCGTCGCCGCCATCCACGACCTGAACCTCGCGGCCCACTACTGCGACGAACTCCGCCTGCTCGCGGGCGGCGGGATTCGAGCCAGCGGCGACCCCGAGGCGGTCCTCGCGGAGGACCACCTCGAAGCGGCGTTCGACACGCGGGCGGTGGTCTCCAGCCACCCCGTCACGGGTTCGACCTACGTGACGGCCCTGCCCGAACGCGCGAGCGACCGGGAGGGCCGGGTCCACGTCGTCGGCGGCGGGGGCACCGTCTCACGACTGCTCTATCTGCTGTCGGCCGCGGGCTACGAGGTGTCGGTCGGCGCGCTCAACGAGGGCGACTCGGACCTCGAAACCGCCCGGTCGCTCGGACTCGACGCCGTGACCGAAGAACCGTTCGCGCCGGTCGGCGACGCCGCCCGGCGCGAAGTCGAGTCCCGTGTCCGGGAGGCCGACGCGACGGTCCTCGGTGACGTGGAAGTCGGCGCGGGCAATCTCGCCAACCTCCGCGCCGCGCGCGAGGCCGACTCGATGGTCGTGGTCGAGGAACGACCGTTCGACGAGCGCAACTACGCCGGGAGCGAGGCCGCCGCCCTCTACGGCGAACTCTGCGAGCGCGGGCGGGTCGTCGGTCCCGACGACCTGCTGTCGGCGGTCGTCGAGGCGGTGGCCGCGAGCGACGAGTCGCCGCCTCCCCGCGCGGAGTGA